A stretch of the Capsicum annuum cultivar UCD-10X-F1 chromosome 10, UCD10Xv1.1, whole genome shotgun sequence genome encodes the following:
- the LOC107844204 gene encoding uncharacterized protein LOC107844204 produces MHICSVYVPQVSLDGDVKESFWKALDEVLRSVPRSDMIVIAGDFNWHIGAIHGDYDDVYGGFSFGDRYSEGVALLDFARAFGLVFMNSSFSKKEDHLITIRSALAKTQIDFLLLRKGDRVLCKYYKLISSEQLLT; encoded by the coding sequence ATGCATATATGTAGTGTCTATGTGCCACAGGTAAGCTTGGATGGGGATGTGAAGGAGAGTTTTTGgaaggctttggatgaggtgttGAGAAGCGTGCCTAGATCAGATATGATTGTTATAGCGGGGGACTTCAATTGGCACATTGGGGCTATTCATGGAGATTATGACGATGTATATGGAGGTTTTAGTTTTGGTGATAGATATAGTGAGGGGGTTGCcctattggattttgcgagggcctttgggctagTGTTTATGAATTCgagcttttcgaagaaggaggatcacctaaTTACCATTCGAAGTGCTTTAGcaaagactcagattgactttttgctacttaggaagggggatagggttTTATGTAAGTACTATAAGCTCATTTCGAGTGAGCAGCTTTTGACTTAG